The segment TACCTGCACGTCACATTTGCACGCTGCCGGGGCGTGGCGGTTATGATTGCTGCCAACTTCCCTGCGAAATACGCCATATCCACCGGAGGAAAACCGACGTGTCGAAACCGTATTCACTCTCGCAGCCGCTACGCCTCGACGCTGTACAGCAATGGGACATCGAAACCGAGGTGGCGGTGATCGGTTTCGGCATCGCCGGAGCCTGTGCGGCGATCGAAGCGCACGAAGCCGGCGCCCGGGTCACCGTGTTCGAACTGGCCGGCGCTTCGGGTGGCAGCGCGGCGCTTTCCGGCGGCGAGTTCTATCTCGGCGGCAACGGCGGCACGCCGATCCAGAACGCGGCCGGGTTCGAGGACTCGACCGAAGATTTTTACAACTACCTGATGATGGCTGGCGGTCCGAACGCCGACGAAGCGCGGGTACGTTGCTACGCCGATGGGGCACGCGCGCACTTCGACTGGCTGGTTGCCCAGGGGATCCCGTTCAAGGGTACTTACTACCCCGAGAAGTGCCTCGAGCCGACGACCGACGACACGCTGGTGTGGTCCGGCAGTGAAAATGCCTGGCCTTTCTCGAGCCGCGCCAGACCTGCCCCGCGTGGCCACACCGCCCAGTTGGTCGGCATGGGTGCGGGCAGATTGATCATGCAAAAGCTGACCGACCGCGCGAACGCACTGGGCATCTCTGCCCACTTCAACGCCCGCGCCCTGGCGCTGGTCGCAGATGCCGACAACCGTGTCCACGGCCTGGTAATGCGTATCGACGGCAAGGAACAGACCGTGCGCGCCACCAAGGGTGTGATCCTGTGCACTGGGGGGTTCATCTGCAACGAGAACATGGTCAGGCATTATGCGCCTGAGGCCCAGCGCTGCCCGAACCCGACCACAGGCGGCAACGATCATGGTGCGGGCATCCTGATGGGTGCCTCGGTTGGCGGTGCGACGATACACATGGGCGAATTTTTCGCTACGCGCCCGATGTTTCCACCCCCGCAGTTGCTGGAAGGAGTCCTGATCAATTCGCTCGGGCAACGCTTCATCAATGAAGATGCCTATCACGGTCGGGTAACACACTACATGATGCGCCAGCCCGAGGACCGCTGCTGGTTGCTGGTCGACAACAAGATATTCGCCCGTCCCTGGGTGTTTCAGGACATCGAGATCAGCGCCGCTGGCGAAAGTTGGGAGGAGGTCGAGGGCGAGCTTGGCCTGCCATCCGGCGAACTCGTGCACACGCTGGATAACTACAACCGCCATGCAGCCAGTGGCGAAGATCCGCTGTGGCACAAGACTCCACAATTCCTTCGCCCGCTCACCGAGCCGCCGTTTGCCGCACTCAATTTCAGCGGCGATGCGGTGAGGGGCACCTCGTTCACGCTGGGCGGCCTGTCGACGCTGCCCACCGGCGAGGTGCTCACACCCGACAACCGGGTGATCGAAGGTCTCTATGCCGCGGGGCGCACCGCTTGTGGCATCCCACGCTGGGGCGAAGGCTACAGTTCCGGCATGTCACTCGGCGATTCGAGCTTCTTCGGTCGTCAGGCCGGGCGCCATGCCGCTACGCATTGAGTACATCGTATAGCGCATGCATCCTCCCGTGGCGCGACACCCAGGTGGCGCCAATCCTCGAGGTGACAGGTGAACGGGAGAATCTGGTAACGCGGCACCGTAGTGCGGCTGCCTGCAGAGGCTGTCGCAAAACGATACGAAACGTGTGGCAGCGCCTTCACATCGTTTTGCGGCAGCCTCTGCAGTCAGGGCGCGTAGACGAGCAGCGCATTGCCCGGACGAAGGATCGAACTGGCTCCCGAGGTGACGTAGATCGCGCCCTTGCCGATCACGACCGGATAACCTGAAACCTGACCACCACGTGCCTTCAAGCCGCCCACCGCGGCAAACTCGCCGCCGGTGTCGATGTCGCGGATCAGCTTGCCGTCATCGCTCGCGTAGATGCGCAGATGCCCGTCCCAGGCACCGGCGAATACCGCACCGGGAACCGCACTGGGTGCCGCAACGAATGCCGCAAGACACGGTTCACTGCCCCAGGCGCATTGCGGATCGGGACCGGCCACGCGCCACAGCACGGCGCCGGAGGCCGGATCGAGTGCCGCCAGACCACCCGGTCGATGCGGCGGACGTACCTCGTCGTCCGATACCGGCACATACAGCGCGTTGCCGTCGAATGCCATGCCGTACATCACACCGCCGAGATCACCGCCGAGCCCGACCCGCGTGCGCCACAGTTCCTCACCGTCGCGGTCCGGATCCAGCCCGTAGACCCAACCCCATTTCTGCCCCACTGCCAGCACCTCGCGCCCGCCGGCCAGTTGCAGGATCGACACCGAGGTACCCATCGAAAACACGTTGCGGCAATCGGTTTCAACCTGCGCAGCGCACGCCGCCTCGCGCGCAGCGCCAGCGGCAGGCAGGAACTGTCGTTGCCAGCGCCGCTCGCCGGTCGCGAGATCGTAGGCGATCACCGAATAGGGTCCCTGCGGGTTCAGGAAGCCATATTCCTCGGCGGTACTCGCATACACCAGACCACGCCTGGGATCGATCGCAAGCGGCGTGTAGGTGGACGCTCCTGCCGGTCCGAACTGCTGCGGCCTCGCATCGGGTGCCGAACGCAACGCAGGCTCCTGCGCAATGTGGTACTGCTTCCACACGATCCGTCCGCTCGCCAGATCCAGCGCCGCCACACCACCACGCGAGGTGCAGCAGGCGTATTGCGGATCGTGCGTCAGTGGATCCTCGATGCCGGAAATCGGCACATACACGCGAGCGGCATGCACCGACGGAGCCGAGGTGATGCGCGACAGCACGTGCTCCTCGACCCGTGTCGCCCACACCCGCTCACCGGTAGTTGCATCGAGTGCCGTCAGCGTGCTGGTGTCATCGCCGAACAGCGCCAGCACACGCTGCGTTCCCTCCGGCGTCGCCAGCGCGGCAAGCGTGACGGCACGCACGATACGCCCGGTCACCGGATACGCCCAGCGCGTGCAACCGCTCGCCGCGTCCAGCGATACCACGTGGCTGCTCGATGAGAGGTACACCCGATTACCAGCCAGACTCACCGGACCAGAGGCACGCCCCGGATACGCGAAGCTCCACTTCAGACGCAGTGTCGGCACACTGGCCGCGTCGATGCCGGCATCAGCCCGGTAGCGGATATTGCGCGGATCGGCCTGAATGCTCTTCCAGTCGGCCGGATCGAGCACTACCTGATCCACCGGTGTGGTGCACGCGTTGGCCATCGGGTCGGCGGTTGCCTCGGCTTCACGTCCGGTCAGCAAGACGACCAGCGAGCGGATCTGCTCGTCGGTCAAGCCTTCGGCCATGAGGCGCATCGGACCTTCGCGCAACGCGTGCAGTACGTTCTCGGGCGGCGTGTAACGCAGCGAGGAACGCGGCGGTACGCGACCCTGCGGATGGTCGTGGCAACTGGCACAACGTTCGGCATAGAGCTGCCCAGCGGGCGAATCTCCGTCGCCATCCGCGATCACGTTGCCGTGCGCGTCGAGTTGCACCGCCGCGACCGGTTCGTGAACGAGTACGGACAGCAACACGACCGCGCGCAACCCCGCTCGCAGATTCTGCAGTGACGCCCTGGTCTGCATGGCGGTTCCGCGCATGGCCGGCCTTCCTCAGTAAACGTAACGCAGATCGGCACCGACGCTGCGCAGCTCCCGGTAGGTATTGGTCGCATAGCCGAGTGCACCGAAATCGATGCCCCACTCGCGCACCTCTTCGTTACCGAGGTTGCGTCCCCACAGGGCCAGCGACAGGTCACCACGCGGCACCGGAATGTCCTGTAGCGTCAGGCGCGCGTTCCACACCGTATGGCGACCGCTGCGGTCATAGCGGTTCAGTTGCGAATGAAAGTTGCGGGCGCTGGCGTACGTCGTGTCCACCTGGGCGACGAAGGTGCCGATGCTGGTGCTCGGGAACGAGTACTGCATGATCAGCGCCGCCTGGTGCTTCGGGCTGCCGAAGATGGTGCTGGCAACCGTCGCGATATCGGTAACCACCGGCTCGTAGTTCTCATCCATCTTCGGGAACCCGGTGACCGGGTTCATCACGCTGGTCACGAAACGGTTGTACTGCGTATCGACGTAGCCGTAGTTGAGCGTCAGCAACAAATCATCGACCGGTGCTGCCGTCAACTCGAGTTCGACGCCCTTGGCCTCCGATGAGCCGGCGTTCACGATTACGGATGAGGCTCCGCCGGAACCGGCTTCGAACTGTTCTACCTGACGGTCATCGTATTCGTAGAAGTACAGCGCGCCATTCAGGCGCAGGCGGTTATCGAACCACTCGCTCTTGCCGCCGACCTCCCACGATTCCACCGTTTCTTCGTCAGCCGGTTTTGCGAACCCGGCACTCGTACTGGCCCGGATGTTGTAGCCGCCAGCCCGGTAGCCGGTACTGTACTTCGCGTAGACCATCACCGAATCGCTCCACTGGTAGGTCAGCGTGAACGAGGGGTTGAAATGGTTCCATGAATCGTCTGCCTTGAGCGTTGCATGCCCGA is part of the Pseudomonadales bacterium genome and harbors:
- a CDS encoding FAD-dependent oxidoreductase, whose protein sequence is MSKPYSLSQPLRLDAVQQWDIETEVAVIGFGIAGACAAIEAHEAGARVTVFELAGASGGSAALSGGEFYLGGNGGTPIQNAAGFEDSTEDFYNYLMMAGGPNADEARVRCYADGARAHFDWLVAQGIPFKGTYYPEKCLEPTTDDTLVWSGSENAWPFSSRARPAPRGHTAQLVGMGAGRLIMQKLTDRANALGISAHFNARALALVADADNRVHGLVMRIDGKEQTVRATKGVILCTGGFICNENMVRHYAPEAQRCPNPTTGGNDHGAGILMGASVGGATIHMGEFFATRPMFPPPQLLEGVLINSLGQRFINEDAYHGRVTHYMMRQPEDRCWLLVDNKIFARPWVFQDIEISAAGESWEEVEGELGLPSGELVHTLDNYNRHAASGEDPLWHKTPQFLRPLTEPPFAALNFSGDAVRGTSFTLGGLSTLPTGEVLTPDNRVIEGLYAAGRTACGIPRWGEGYSSGMSLGDSSFFGRQAGRHAATH
- a CDS encoding PQQ-binding-like beta-propeller repeat protein gives rise to the protein MRGTAMQTRASLQNLRAGLRAVVLLSVLVHEPVAAVQLDAHGNVIADGDGDSPAGQLYAERCASCHDHPQGRVPPRSSLRYTPPENVLHALREGPMRLMAEGLTDEQIRSLVVLLTGREAEATADPMANACTTPVDQVVLDPADWKSIQADPRNIRYRADAGIDAASVPTLRLKWSFAYPGRASGPVSLAGNRVYLSSSSHVVSLDAASGCTRWAYPVTGRIVRAVTLAALATPEGTQRVLALFGDDTSTLTALDATTGERVWATRVEEHVLSRITSAPSVHAARVYVPISGIEDPLTHDPQYACCTSRGGVAALDLASGRIVWKQYHIAQEPALRSAPDARPQQFGPAGASTYTPLAIDPRRGLVYASTAEEYGFLNPQGPYSVIAYDLATGERRWQRQFLPAAGAAREAACAAQVETDCRNVFSMGTSVSILQLAGGREVLAVGQKWGWVYGLDPDRDGEELWRTRVGLGGDLGGVMYGMAFDGNALYVPVSDDEVRPPHRPGGLAALDPASGAVLWRVAGPDPQCAWGSEPCLAAFVAAPSAVPGAVFAGAWDGHLRIYASDDGKLIRDIDTGGEFAAVGGLKARGGQVSGYPVVIGKGAIYVTSGASSILRPGNALLVYAP